In Hyla sarda isolate aHylSar1 chromosome 9, aHylSar1.hap1, whole genome shotgun sequence, the following proteins share a genomic window:
- the STKLD1 gene encoding serine/threonine kinase-like domain-containing protein STKLD1 isoform X2 — MGTSGRCGRKPIRPKLNPDMDKYRVLEEWGAGAFGVTCLVEEIEEGRKYAVKKVECIDEQEANLALEEAKSLLELQHPHICSYKEFFMLWDHKISSLFFCLVMDYCDHGNLEQIVRENRRQGKIIDEKIIQRFLGQTIDALIYVHNKSVTHRNLKPSNILMKREDFFVISDFLPQTLATDEMKLKIRVDPERKIFMAPESLESMYTDKSDIWSLGCILLDLMTTSIKTDAEIVQLLEEVKLKPLSLQKNLEEIQDKVGYSEELRQLLPKMLKLHSEERPSATDLLREPYVIQFLALIGSSLSGIKKTLPPGILDELKDGNVEKVMGLMKRYPDFEDAQLSALKHLTSYDSGRDAMEGEDEDEEEQRWAGDDLVITLVEAVRTYPQKAELISVTFSVMIMISASAQTAEMLRRTGFLLDLVRIMARSLENRDMCQSCCALLWSLAMTENQTDGECLKDAVPVICALLTKYRTDGPLVESACTALWILGVKGHIMAEQTETVTLLLLAALKAHSQRPVLAKNVCSALTSLVVNSELAAYRVLVPAAGASGLSVIKELYRLHADDPEIVENICLLFSEMAYYGSTHAELLLQHVDQLLGDIKERFESLEEITTLADTALSRLKS, encoded by the exons ATGGGAACGAGCGGACGCTGTGGACGGAAGCCCATACGGCCCAAACTAAATCCGGACATGGACAAATACAGG GTTTTGGAAGAATGGGGTGCTGGAGCTTTTGGGGTGACCTGTCTTGTGGAGGAGATAGAAGAAGGAAGGAAATATGCCGTAAAAAAG GTGGAGTGCATCGATGAGCAGGAGGCAAATCTCGCTCTGGAAGAG GCGAAATCATTACTGGAGCTCCAGCACCCGCATATATGTTCCTATAAGGAGTTTTTCATGCTCTGGGACCATAAG ATCTCTTCGCTGTTTTTTTGCCTGGTGATGGATTACTGTGATCATGGGAACCTGGAGCAAATAGTGCGGGAAAACAGACGACAGGGGAAGATAATAGATGAAAAG aTCATTCAGCGATTTCTCGGTCAGACTATTGATGCTTTGATTTATGTTCACAACAAGAGCGTCACCCACAG AAACCTCAAACCAAGTAACATCCTCATGAAGCGGGAAGATTTCTTTGTGATAAGCGACTTTCTTCCTCAGACACTGGCAACAGATGAAATGAAGTTGAAGATAAGAGTGGATCCCG AGAGGAAAATATTCATGGCTCCAGAATCTCTAGAATCCATGTATACTGATAAGTCAGACATCTGGTCTTTGGGGTGTATTTTACTGGATTTGATGACAACGTCCATAAAGACG GACGCCGAGATCGTTCAGCTCTTGGAAGAGGTAAAGTTGAAGCCATTGAGCTTACAGAAAAATTTGGAAGAAATTCAGGACAAAGTTGGTTACTCAGAGGagctcaggcagctgctgccgaaGATGCTAAAACTTCATTCAGAGGAGAGGCCCTCTGCTAc CGACTTGCTACGTGAGCCTTATGTCATTCAGTTCTTGGCTTTGATTGGTTCCTCCCTGTCCGGCATAAAGAAGACTCTGCCTCCCGGGATTCTAGACGAGCTTAAAGATGGCAATGTAGAAAAAGTAATGG GGTTGATGAAGAGGTACCCAGACTTTGAAGACGCACAATTGTCAGCGCTGAAGCACCTGACCAGTTATGATTCAGGAAGAGATG CTATGGAGGGAGaagatgaggatgaggaggagcagCGCTGGGCTGGCGATGATCTGGTCATTACACTGGTGGAAGCGGTGAGGACTTATccccagaaagctgaactaatatcTGTAACCTTCAGTGTGATGATAATGATTTCAGCAAGTG CGCAGACAGCCGAGATGCTGAGGAGAACAGGTTTCCTCTTGGATCTAGTCAGAATTATGGCGAGATCCCTCGAGAACAGAGATATGTGCCAGTCCTGctgtgctcttctatggtccctcgCTATGACAG AGAACCAGACAGACGGTGAATGCTTAAAGGACGCCGTGCCAGTGATCTGCGCGCTGCTCACGAAGTACCGCACTGATGGACCACTGGTGGAATCGGCCTGTACCGCCCTATGGATACTGGGGGTGAAAG GTCACATAATGGCAGAACAGACTGAAACAGTAACGTTGCTCCTCCTGGCAGCCCTGAAAGCTCATTCACAGCGTCCGGTCCTGGCTAAGAATGTCTGCTCGGCCCTGACCAGTTTGGTGGTGAATTCAG AGTTGGCGGCATATCGTGTGCTGGTGCCCGCAGCCGGGGCGAGCGGCCTCTCTGTGATTAAAGAGCTTTACCGATTACACGCAGATGACCCCGAGATCGTGGAGAACATCTGCCTGCTGTTCAGTGAGATGGCTTATTACG GCAGCACACATGCCGAACTGCTATTACAACACGTGGATCAGCTTTTGGGCGACATCAAAGAGCGTTTCGAATCCTTGGAG GAGATAACCACATTGGCCGACACCGCACTGTCCAGACTAAAGAGTTAA
- the STKLD1 gene encoding serine/threonine kinase-like domain-containing protein STKLD1 isoform X1 — translation MGTSGRCGRKPIRPKLNPDMDKYRVLEEWGAGAFGVTCLVEEIEEGRKYAVKKVECIDEQEANLALEEAKSLLELQHPHICSYKEFFMLWDHKISSLFFCLVMDYCDHGNLEQIVRENRRQGKIIDEKIIQRFLGQTIDALIYVHNKSVTHRNLKPSNILMKREDFFVISDFLPQTLATDEMKLKIRVDPERKIFMAPESLESMYTDKSDIWSLGCILLDLMTTSIKTDAEIVQLLEEVKLKPLSLQKNLEEIQDKVGYSEELRQLLPKMLKLHSEERPSATDLLREPYVIQFLALIGSSLSGIKKTLPPGILDELKDGNVEKVMGLMKRYPDFEDAQLSALKHLTSYDSGRDGVLDIGDTIQLVSLAMRTHRDSYEVQWEGSRVLHSLISQAMEGEDEDEEEQRWAGDDLVITLVEAVRTYPQKAELISVTFSVMIMISASAQTAEMLRRTGFLLDLVRIMARSLENRDMCQSCCALLWSLAMTENQTDGECLKDAVPVICALLTKYRTDGPLVESACTALWILGVKGHIMAEQTETVTLLLLAALKAHSQRPVLAKNVCSALTSLVVNSELAAYRVLVPAAGASGLSVIKELYRLHADDPEIVENICLLFSEMAYYGSTHAELLLQHVDQLLGDIKERFESLEEITTLADTALSRLKS, via the exons ATGGGAACGAGCGGACGCTGTGGACGGAAGCCCATACGGCCCAAACTAAATCCGGACATGGACAAATACAGG GTTTTGGAAGAATGGGGTGCTGGAGCTTTTGGGGTGACCTGTCTTGTGGAGGAGATAGAAGAAGGAAGGAAATATGCCGTAAAAAAG GTGGAGTGCATCGATGAGCAGGAGGCAAATCTCGCTCTGGAAGAG GCGAAATCATTACTGGAGCTCCAGCACCCGCATATATGTTCCTATAAGGAGTTTTTCATGCTCTGGGACCATAAG ATCTCTTCGCTGTTTTTTTGCCTGGTGATGGATTACTGTGATCATGGGAACCTGGAGCAAATAGTGCGGGAAAACAGACGACAGGGGAAGATAATAGATGAAAAG aTCATTCAGCGATTTCTCGGTCAGACTATTGATGCTTTGATTTATGTTCACAACAAGAGCGTCACCCACAG AAACCTCAAACCAAGTAACATCCTCATGAAGCGGGAAGATTTCTTTGTGATAAGCGACTTTCTTCCTCAGACACTGGCAACAGATGAAATGAAGTTGAAGATAAGAGTGGATCCCG AGAGGAAAATATTCATGGCTCCAGAATCTCTAGAATCCATGTATACTGATAAGTCAGACATCTGGTCTTTGGGGTGTATTTTACTGGATTTGATGACAACGTCCATAAAGACG GACGCCGAGATCGTTCAGCTCTTGGAAGAGGTAAAGTTGAAGCCATTGAGCTTACAGAAAAATTTGGAAGAAATTCAGGACAAAGTTGGTTACTCAGAGGagctcaggcagctgctgccgaaGATGCTAAAACTTCATTCAGAGGAGAGGCCCTCTGCTAc CGACTTGCTACGTGAGCCTTATGTCATTCAGTTCTTGGCTTTGATTGGTTCCTCCCTGTCCGGCATAAAGAAGACTCTGCCTCCCGGGATTCTAGACGAGCTTAAAGATGGCAATGTAGAAAAAGTAATGG GGTTGATGAAGAGGTACCCAGACTTTGAAGACGCACAATTGTCAGCGCTGAAGCACCTGACCAGTTATGATTCAGGAAGAGATG gggTCTTGGACATAGGGGACACAATACAGCTTGTATCTCTGGCCATGAGGACCCACAGAGATTCTTATGAAGTACAATGGGAGGGGAGCCGGGTGCTGCATAGTCTTATATCACAAG CTATGGAGGGAGaagatgaggatgaggaggagcagCGCTGGGCTGGCGATGATCTGGTCATTACACTGGTGGAAGCGGTGAGGACTTATccccagaaagctgaactaatatcTGTAACCTTCAGTGTGATGATAATGATTTCAGCAAGTG CGCAGACAGCCGAGATGCTGAGGAGAACAGGTTTCCTCTTGGATCTAGTCAGAATTATGGCGAGATCCCTCGAGAACAGAGATATGTGCCAGTCCTGctgtgctcttctatggtccctcgCTATGACAG AGAACCAGACAGACGGTGAATGCTTAAAGGACGCCGTGCCAGTGATCTGCGCGCTGCTCACGAAGTACCGCACTGATGGACCACTGGTGGAATCGGCCTGTACCGCCCTATGGATACTGGGGGTGAAAG GTCACATAATGGCAGAACAGACTGAAACAGTAACGTTGCTCCTCCTGGCAGCCCTGAAAGCTCATTCACAGCGTCCGGTCCTGGCTAAGAATGTCTGCTCGGCCCTGACCAGTTTGGTGGTGAATTCAG AGTTGGCGGCATATCGTGTGCTGGTGCCCGCAGCCGGGGCGAGCGGCCTCTCTGTGATTAAAGAGCTTTACCGATTACACGCAGATGACCCCGAGATCGTGGAGAACATCTGCCTGCTGTTCAGTGAGATGGCTTATTACG GCAGCACACATGCCGAACTGCTATTACAACACGTGGATCAGCTTTTGGGCGACATCAAAGAGCGTTTCGAATCCTTGGAG GAGATAACCACATTGGCCGACACCGCACTGTCCAGACTAAAGAGTTAA
- the STKLD1 gene encoding serine/threonine kinase-like domain-containing protein STKLD1 isoform X3, which produces MLWDHKISSLFFCLVMDYCDHGNLEQIVRENRRQGKIIDEKIIQRFLGQTIDALIYVHNKSVTHRNLKPSNILMKREDFFVISDFLPQTLATDEMKLKIRVDPERKIFMAPESLESMYTDKSDIWSLGCILLDLMTTSIKTDAEIVQLLEEVKLKPLSLQKNLEEIQDKVGYSEELRQLLPKMLKLHSEERPSATDLLREPYVIQFLALIGSSLSGIKKTLPPGILDELKDGNVEKVMGLMKRYPDFEDAQLSALKHLTSYDSGRDGVLDIGDTIQLVSLAMRTHRDSYEVQWEGSRVLHSLISQAMEGEDEDEEEQRWAGDDLVITLVEAVRTYPQKAELISVTFSVMIMISASAQTAEMLRRTGFLLDLVRIMARSLENRDMCQSCCALLWSLAMTENQTDGECLKDAVPVICALLTKYRTDGPLVESACTALWILGVKGHIMAEQTETVTLLLLAALKAHSQRPVLAKNVCSALTSLVVNSELAAYRVLVPAAGASGLSVIKELYRLHADDPEIVENICLLFSEMAYYGSTHAELLLQHVDQLLGDIKERFESLEEITTLADTALSRLKS; this is translated from the exons ATGCTCTGGGACCATAAG ATCTCTTCGCTGTTTTTTTGCCTGGTGATGGATTACTGTGATCATGGGAACCTGGAGCAAATAGTGCGGGAAAACAGACGACAGGGGAAGATAATAGATGAAAAG aTCATTCAGCGATTTCTCGGTCAGACTATTGATGCTTTGATTTATGTTCACAACAAGAGCGTCACCCACAG AAACCTCAAACCAAGTAACATCCTCATGAAGCGGGAAGATTTCTTTGTGATAAGCGACTTTCTTCCTCAGACACTGGCAACAGATGAAATGAAGTTGAAGATAAGAGTGGATCCCG AGAGGAAAATATTCATGGCTCCAGAATCTCTAGAATCCATGTATACTGATAAGTCAGACATCTGGTCTTTGGGGTGTATTTTACTGGATTTGATGACAACGTCCATAAAGACG GACGCCGAGATCGTTCAGCTCTTGGAAGAGGTAAAGTTGAAGCCATTGAGCTTACAGAAAAATTTGGAAGAAATTCAGGACAAAGTTGGTTACTCAGAGGagctcaggcagctgctgccgaaGATGCTAAAACTTCATTCAGAGGAGAGGCCCTCTGCTAc CGACTTGCTACGTGAGCCTTATGTCATTCAGTTCTTGGCTTTGATTGGTTCCTCCCTGTCCGGCATAAAGAAGACTCTGCCTCCCGGGATTCTAGACGAGCTTAAAGATGGCAATGTAGAAAAAGTAATGG GGTTGATGAAGAGGTACCCAGACTTTGAAGACGCACAATTGTCAGCGCTGAAGCACCTGACCAGTTATGATTCAGGAAGAGATG gggTCTTGGACATAGGGGACACAATACAGCTTGTATCTCTGGCCATGAGGACCCACAGAGATTCTTATGAAGTACAATGGGAGGGGAGCCGGGTGCTGCATAGTCTTATATCACAAG CTATGGAGGGAGaagatgaggatgaggaggagcagCGCTGGGCTGGCGATGATCTGGTCATTACACTGGTGGAAGCGGTGAGGACTTATccccagaaagctgaactaatatcTGTAACCTTCAGTGTGATGATAATGATTTCAGCAAGTG CGCAGACAGCCGAGATGCTGAGGAGAACAGGTTTCCTCTTGGATCTAGTCAGAATTATGGCGAGATCCCTCGAGAACAGAGATATGTGCCAGTCCTGctgtgctcttctatggtccctcgCTATGACAG AGAACCAGACAGACGGTGAATGCTTAAAGGACGCCGTGCCAGTGATCTGCGCGCTGCTCACGAAGTACCGCACTGATGGACCACTGGTGGAATCGGCCTGTACCGCCCTATGGATACTGGGGGTGAAAG GTCACATAATGGCAGAACAGACTGAAACAGTAACGTTGCTCCTCCTGGCAGCCCTGAAAGCTCATTCACAGCGTCCGGTCCTGGCTAAGAATGTCTGCTCGGCCCTGACCAGTTTGGTGGTGAATTCAG AGTTGGCGGCATATCGTGTGCTGGTGCCCGCAGCCGGGGCGAGCGGCCTCTCTGTGATTAAAGAGCTTTACCGATTACACGCAGATGACCCCGAGATCGTGGAGAACATCTGCCTGCTGTTCAGTGAGATGGCTTATTACG GCAGCACACATGCCGAACTGCTATTACAACACGTGGATCAGCTTTTGGGCGACATCAAAGAGCGTTTCGAATCCTTGGAG GAGATAACCACATTGGCCGACACCGCACTGTCCAGACTAAAGAGTTAA